The following coding sequences are from one Arcobacter nitrofigilis DSM 7299 window:
- the rsmD gene encoding 16S rRNA (guanine(966)-N(2))-methyltransferase RsmD codes for MKRNILTTQIIAGKYKGKKIELPSLDVTRSSKARVKESFFNVLQFDIIDKVFIEAFAGSGSIGLEAVSRDVKKSYFIELNKNSYNILVNNCKSIDINKCQTMMGDTFVQLPSILNSLKNSSEELIVYIDPPFDYRDGMEDIYEKSFELVKEIENDNIMMICFEHVSTVEVPDILGKFEKYKSKKFGKTTLTYFRLA; via the coding sequence ATGAAAAGAAATATATTAACAACACAAATTATTGCTGGAAAATACAAAGGCAAAAAGATAGAACTTCCATCTTTAGATGTAACAAGAAGTTCAAAAGCAAGAGTTAAAGAGTCATTTTTTAATGTTCTTCAATTTGATATTATTGATAAAGTATTTATAGAAGCTTTTGCAGGTAGTGGAAGTATTGGTTTAGAAGCTGTTTCTAGAGATGTAAAAAAATCTTACTTTATAGAATTAAATAAGAATTCATACAATATTTTAGTAAATAATTGTAAATCAATAGATATAAATAAGTGTCAGACAATGATGGGTGATACTTTTGTGCAATTACCAAGTATCTTAAATTCATTAAAAAATTCTAGTGAAGAGTTGATTGTATACATTGATCCTCCTTTTGATTATAGAGATGGAATGGAAGATATTTATGAAAAATCATTCGAATTGGTAAAAGAGATTGAAAATGATAATATCATGATGATTTGTTTTGAACATGTTTCAACTGTTGAAGTACCAGATATTTTAGGTAAATTTGAAAAATATAAGTCTAAAAAATTTGGTAAAACTACACTTACATATTTTAGGCTAGCTTAA
- a CDS encoding 5-formyltetrahydrofolate cyclo-ligase, whose translation MLENHKSDFRKSCIKKLKFVSRFAKCYEDKKIVDEIYKTICELKKKNVLLYIPLDLEVDIYPLIKRLRREKKVQVFVPYMEGLSFKVVKYRLPLKTKKFGIKEPNNSFANVKIDLAIVPVVGIDGLNKRIGFGKGMYDRFFYKLNYKPTILFTQRKLCTTTKILSNNYDIQADIIISS comes from the coding sequence ATGTTAGAAAATCACAAGAGTGATTTTAGAAAATCGTGTATTAAAAAATTAAAATTTGTTAGTAGATTCGCAAAGTGTTATGAAGATAAAAAAATAGTAGATGAGATATATAAAACTATTTGTGAATTAAAAAAAAAGAATGTTTTATTATATATTCCCCTTGACTTAGAAGTGGATATATATCCTTTGATAAAAAGATTAAGAAGAGAAAAAAAAGTTCAAGTTTTTGTACCATATATGGAAGGGCTTAGTTTCAAAGTAGTCAAATACAGACTGCCTTTAAAAACTAAAAAATTTGGTATCAAAGAGCCTAATAATTCTTTTGCTAATGTGAAAATAGATTTAGCAATAGTTCCTGTTGTGGGGATTGATGGACTAAATAAAAGAATTGGTTTTGGAAAAGGTATGTATGATAGGTTTTTTTATAAACTAAACTACAAACCAACAATCCTTTTTACTCAAAGAAAACTTTGTACGACTACAAAAATTTTAAGTAATAACTACGATATTCAAGCTGATATAATAATTTCTAGTTAA
- a CDS encoding V-type ATP synthase subunit I domain-containing protein, protein MFIFTRDTESNFVTQNSVDTYYQHKSSYKNEKQETNDFQTTLDKEQNKKNNTRTEEEISANIKKLLEDIKSVMQTGMTKDEIEALEKMIQEIKKEMKEKDLTKEELSDMMDKVEKKIREFKLRITGQSITEAKDVKEKEKTSSDDINTRIEKAEKDIKEFGTQLEKKDTNKILEEIKSLLRTGISPEEVEAFETLLERIKDKLRDKNYDKKELTKMIEELQEKISKFKNHMAGKAVFKAEDALKEAKLNKNIEEEAETSHTNVADNQSHNQLEFLQRIKKSQSK, encoded by the coding sequence ATGTTTATTTTTACAAGAGACACTGAAAGTAATTTTGTTACACAAAACTCCGTAGATACCTATTATCAACATAAAAGTAGCTATAAAAATGAAAAACAAGAGACAAATGATTTTCAAACTACTTTAGACAAAGAACAAAATAAAAAAAATAACACAAGAACAGAAGAAGAAATATCAGCAAATATAAAAAAACTTCTTGAAGATATAAAATCAGTCATGCAAACTGGTATGACTAAAGATGAAATAGAAGCATTAGAAAAAATGATTCAAGAGATAAAAAAGGAAATGAAAGAAAAAGATCTTACCAAAGAAGAATTAAGTGATATGATGGATAAGGTAGAAAAAAAAATTAGAGAATTTAAACTAAGAATTACAGGGCAATCAATCACAGAAGCTAAAGATGTAAAAGAAAAAGAAAAAACATCAAGTGATGATATTAACACTAGAATTGAAAAAGCAGAAAAAGATATAAAAGAATTTGGCACACAATTAGAGAAAAAAGATACTAATAAAATTCTTGAAGAAATAAAATCATTACTAAGAACAGGTATATCACCTGAAGAAGTAGAAGCATTTGAAACTTTGCTTGAGCGAATTAAAGATAAATTAAGAGATAAGAATTATGATAAAAAAGAACTTACTAAAATGATAGAAGAACTTCAAGAAAAAATATCAAAATTTAAAAATCATATGGCAGGAAAAGCTGTATTTAAAGCAGAAGATGCCCTAAAAGAAGCAAAATTAAACAAAAACATAGAGGAAGAAGCAGAAACTTCTCATACTAATGTTGCTGATAATCAATCACATAATCAATTGGAGTTTTTACAAAGAATTAAAAAGTCTCAATCAAAATAA
- a CDS encoding response regulator, whose translation MKKINILIIEDTTLTAQKMKRTLEWAGYHVVAIASRSETALEAMFKEHIDIIIADINIKGELNGIETAKLIQKNFNVPVIFLTSYHDDTTLAEASSVNFTGYIVKPYLDAHLLREVKLASLRFGLNNKIEAIKLDNDYIYDIQNKVLLKNNKEITLTKKEEQFLYILIQNKNSVISNEYVDLTLWHDNATYDENRRQLLFRLRKKVPELDIQTIKGVGYTLKINTPDI comes from the coding sequence ATGAAAAAAATTAACATACTAATCATAGAAGATACAACTTTAACTGCACAAAAAATGAAAAGAACATTAGAATGGGCAGGATACCATGTAGTTGCTATTGCAAGTAGAAGCGAAACTGCTTTAGAAGCAATGTTTAAAGAGCATATTGATATTATCATCGCAGATATCAATATCAAAGGTGAACTAAATGGTATCGAAACAGCAAAACTTATTCAAAAAAACTTCAATGTTCCAGTTATATTTTTAACATCATACCACGATGATACAACGCTAGCTGAAGCTTCTAGCGTCAACTTTACAGGATATATTGTAAAACCATATTTAGATGCCCATCTTCTTAGAGAAGTAAAACTAGCTTCTCTTCGTTTTGGACTCAATAATAAAATTGAGGCAATTAAACTTGATAATGATTATATTTATGATATACAAAATAAAGTTTTATTGAAAAATAATAAAGAGATAACTCTGACAAAAAAAGAAGAACAATTTTTATATATACTAATACAAAATAAAAACTCTGTAATATCCAATGAATATGTAGATTTAACATTATGGCATGACAATGCAACTTATGATGAAAATAGAAGACAATTACTTTTTAGACTAAGAAAAAAAGTACCAGAGTTAGATATTCAAACTATAAAAGGTGTAGGTTATACTTTAAAGATAAATACCCCTGATATATAG
- a CDS encoding Na+/H+ antiporter NhaC family protein, with the protein MNKLKNSILFLTFLPIILLADNKANAELFGAWTLIPPVVAILLAFITRNVIFSLFIGIFSGTFLVNIINGDIFAAFVGGFMDMVSKMIGSMADSWNAGIILQVLTIGGLIAVITKMGGPRAIAKALAKKAKTPASAQIYTWVMGFFIFFDDYANSLIIGPIMRPVTDRLKIAREKLAFIIDATAAPIAGIALISTWIGYEISLIKDAYATIGQVDINAYAIFVDTIAYRFYNIFMLAFVFFTAYFLREFGPMHKAALRASTTGKVSRHIRHEEEHLNQESSTMAPKKNVEYSIWNAIIPISVLIIVSFLGFYFNGLHSLEGEALKAVQADPYSFASIRDCFGGADASIVLFEAALFASIVAIAMGMQQKIFDLNEALETWVHGVKALVITAVILILAWSISAVIKELGTSIYLVSILSHDMPQFILPSVIFIFGSLISFSTGTSYGTMGILMPLTIPLANAIGINYGLDTNALNEYIILNIGAVLTGAIFGDHCSPISDTSILSSMGSSCDHMDHISTQLPYAVFVGVISVVFGYIPAALGISVSYLIPIALVVLALTVRFYGKPYLTKEV; encoded by the coding sequence TTGAATAAATTAAAAAATAGTATATTATTTTTAACATTTTTGCCAATTATACTGCTTGCAGATAATAAGGCAAATGCCGAGCTTTTTGGAGCTTGGACTTTAATACCACCAGTTGTTGCTATTTTATTAGCTTTTATAACTAGAAATGTAATATTTTCTTTATTTATAGGAATATTTAGTGGAACATTTTTAGTAAATATTATAAATGGTGATATTTTTGCTGCTTTTGTTGGCGGTTTTATGGATATGGTTAGTAAAATGATTGGTTCAATGGCAGATTCATGGAATGCAGGTATTATTTTACAAGTTCTAACTATCGGTGGTTTGATTGCAGTTATTACTAAAATGGGTGGACCAAGAGCTATAGCAAAAGCTCTTGCAAAAAAGGCAAAAACTCCTGCAAGTGCACAAATTTACACTTGGGTGATGGGATTTTTTATCTTTTTTGATGATTATGCAAACTCACTAATTATTGGTCCTATTATGAGACCAGTTACAGATAGATTAAAAATAGCAAGGGAAAAATTAGCTTTTATTATAGATGCAACAGCTGCACCAATAGCTGGTATTGCTCTTATTTCTACTTGGATTGGTTATGAAATTTCTTTGATAAAAGATGCTTATGCAACAATAGGACAGGTTGATATAAATGCTTATGCAATCTTTGTGGATACGATTGCCTATAGATTTTACAATATTTTTATGTTGGCATTTGTATTTTTTACAGCATACTTTTTAAGAGAATTTGGACCTATGCATAAAGCAGCTCTTAGAGCTTCAACTACAGGAAAAGTATCAAGACATATTAGACATGAAGAAGAACATTTAAATCAAGAATCTTCAACTATGGCTCCTAAAAAAAATGTGGAATATTCTATTTGGAATGCGATTATTCCAATTTCAGTTTTAATCATAGTTTCATTTTTAGGATTTTATTTTAATGGTTTACATTCCCTAGAAGGTGAGGCCTTAAAAGCAGTACAAGCAGATCCTTATTCATTTGCTTCTATTCGAGATTGTTTTGGTGGAGCTGATGCTTCTATTGTATTATTTGAAGCTGCATTATTTGCTTCAATTGTAGCTATAGCAATGGGAATGCAGCAAAAAATATTTGATTTAAATGAAGCTTTAGAAACTTGGGTTCATGGAGTAAAAGCACTTGTAATTACTGCTGTTATTTTGATATTAGCTTGGTCAATTTCTGCTGTTATAAAAGAGTTAGGTACTTCTATTTATTTAGTATCAATCTTATCACATGATATGCCTCAATTTATTTTGCCATCTGTAATTTTTATTTTTGGTTCTTTAATCTCTTTTTCTACAGGTACTTCTTATGGGACAATGGGGATTTTGATGCCACTTACTATTCCTTTAGCAAATGCCATTGGAATAAATTATGGACTAGATACTAATGCTTTAAATGAGTATATTATTTTAAATATTGGTGCTGTTTTGACAGGTGCTATTTTTGGAGATCATTGTTCTCCTATTTCTGATACTTCTATTCTTTCATCTATGGGTTCAAGTTGTGATCATATGGACCATATCTCTACTCAATTACCATATGCTGTATTTGTGGGTGTTATTTCTGTAGTATTTGGATATATCCCAGCAGCTCTTGGAATCTCAGTTTCTTATTTGATTCCTATAGCTTTAGTAGTCTTAGCCTTGACAGTTAGATTTTATGGGAAACCATATTTGACTAAAGAGGTATAA
- a CDS encoding ABC transporter permease, whose translation MNKVAFYILAFFVAIIFFMPLFYTVSAYELNPDKILQAPSLSHIMGTDRLGRDIFARILNGGQTSLIIGFLSAAISSLLGLFIGINAGYLKGKVDKTITIIIDLFLTFPTFFLLLALVSYIQASSIILIIVISITGWMGMARMIRSESFAIATKPYIKVLKLANVSSLKIIFKYFTPLLAPIFLISFTFGVGGAILAESGLSFLGLGVNSPEMSWGSLLSDGKAVLDIAWWVSFFPGLMIFIVTFCLMQISDFLQSKINTKEIQKG comes from the coding sequence ATGAATAAAGTGGCATTTTATATTTTAGCTTTTTTTGTAGCTATTATCTTTTTTATGCCACTTTTTTATACTGTATCTGCTTATGAATTAAATCCAGACAAAATATTACAAGCACCTAGTTTATCCCATATAATGGGAACAGACAGATTAGGAAGAGATATATTTGCGAGAATCTTAAATGGTGGTCAAACTTCTTTGATTATCGGATTTTTAAGTGCTGCTATCTCTTCTCTTTTAGGTCTTTTTATTGGTATAAATGCTGGATATTTAAAGGGTAAAGTTGATAAGACTATTACCATAATCATTGATTTATTTTTGACTTTTCCTACATTTTTCTTATTACTTGCTTTAGTCTCTTATATCCAAGCTTCATCAATTATTTTGATAATAGTGATTTCTATAACTGGTTGGATGGGAATGGCAAGAATGATAAGAAGTGAAAGTTTTGCTATTGCTACTAAACCATATATAAAAGTTTTAAAGTTAGCAAATGTAAGTAGTCTTAAAATCATATTCAAGTATTTTACCCCACTTTTAGCACCTATATTTCTTATCTCTTTTACTTTTGGAGTAGGTGGAGCTATTTTGGCTGAGTCTGGATTGTCTTTTTTAGGGCTTGGAGTCAATTCCCCTGAAATGTCATGGGGAAGTTTGTTAAGTGATGGTAAAGCTGTACTTGATATTGCTTGGTGGGTAAGTTTTTTCCCTGGTTTGATGATATTTATAGTTACTTTTTGTTTGATGCAAATAAGTGATTTCTTACAAAGTAAAATAAATACAAAAGAGATACAAAAAGGATAA
- a CDS encoding aldo/keto reductase family protein has protein sequence MKIPKLIYGTAWKKEETARLVELAVRSGFKGIDTACQPRHYNEKGVGDALQSLYKEGFKREEIFLETKFTPKDGQDLNNIPYNPNDPLEKQVLDSFEVSLNNLQTTYLDSYLLHSPIFPFVHLMKVWKGFESFYEEGRTKNIGISNCYDIRVLKALYKEAKIKPTIVQNRFYKDSDYDKEIREFCKENGITYLGFWTLSANPHILGSKELINIARKYKKTQAQIFYRFLTQIDVTPLNGTTSQEHMKEDLDIFSFELEEDDIKVISSFIE, from the coding sequence ATGAAGATACCAAAACTTATATATGGAACTGCTTGGAAAAAAGAAGAAACAGCAAGATTAGTTGAACTTGCTGTTAGAAGTGGATTTAAAGGCATAGATACAGCTTGCCAACCAAGACACTATAATGAAAAAGGTGTAGGTGATGCTTTACAAAGTCTTTATAAAGAAGGTTTCAAAAGAGAAGAGATATTTTTAGAGACAAAATTTACACCTAAAGATGGACAAGATTTAAATAATATACCCTATAATCCAAATGATCCTTTAGAAAAACAAGTTTTAGATTCCTTTGAAGTAAGTCTTAATAACCTTCAAACTACATATCTTGACTCTTATCTTTTACACTCACCTATTTTCCCTTTTGTACATTTGATGAAAGTTTGGAAGGGTTTTGAAAGCTTTTATGAAGAAGGAAGAACTAAAAATATTGGTATAAGCAATTGCTATGATATAAGAGTGTTAAAAGCCTTATATAAAGAAGCAAAAATAAAACCAACAATAGTTCAAAATAGATTTTACAAAGATAGTGATTATGACAAAGAAATAAGAGAATTTTGTAAAGAAAATGGCATCACTTATCTTGGATTTTGGACACTTAGTGCAAATCCACATATTTTGGGTTCAAAAGAGCTAATTAACATAGCAAGAAAATACAAAAAAACACAAGCACAGATTTTTTATAGATTTCTCACTCAAATAGATGTTACTCCACTAAATGGAACAACCTCACAAGAACATATGAAAGAAGATTTGGATATTTTTTCTTTTGAATTAGAAGAAGATGATATAAAAGTTATATCATCTTTTATAGAATAA
- a CDS encoding TIGR02757 family protein produces MNKKDIELKNLLDIEVDNRNNECELTLERPDPLFIAKRHNDEYISLICALFAYGKASLIIKFLDSLDFSLLNKDEESIRKSFEKHYYRFQNNKDIQEFFIALSRLKKQTTLNELFVEKYKINNNVCEGIDNIISKINEINPHTSQGYKFLLGSNFKRDKQNNIKQVGNAAYKRWFMYLRWMVRKDNLDMGLWSGVSSEDLLMPLDTHTFNVSNKLGLINRKNCDLYASYLLTTKLKQFDKNDPIKYDFALYRIGQEKIMELKD; encoded by the coding sequence ATGAACAAAAAAGATATAGAACTCAAAAACCTATTAGATATAGAAGTTGACAACAGAAATAATGAGTGTGAATTGACTTTAGAGCGACCAGACCCACTATTTATAGCAAAAAGACACAATGATGAATACATCTCACTTATTTGTGCACTATTTGCCTATGGAAAAGCATCTTTGATAATAAAGTTTTTAGATAGTTTGGATTTTTCACTTTTGAATAAAGATGAAGAAAGTATTAGAAAAAGTTTTGAAAAACACTATTATAGATTTCAAAATAACAAAGATATCCAAGAGTTTTTCATAGCCTTATCAAGACTAAAAAAACAAACAACTCTAAATGAACTATTTGTTGAGAAATATAAAATAAATAATAATGTCTGTGAAGGAATAGATAATATAATAAGTAAAATAAATGAAATAAATCCTCACACATCCCAAGGCTACAAATTTCTACTTGGCTCAAATTTTAAAAGAGATAAACAAAACAATATAAAACAAGTAGGAAATGCAGCATACAAAAGATGGTTTATGTATCTTAGATGGATGGTACGAAAAGATAATTTAGATATGGGATTATGGAGCGGTGTATCAAGTGAAGATTTACTAATGCCACTAGATACTCACACTTTTAATGTATCAAATAAACTTGGACTTATAAATAGGAAAAATTGTGATTTATATGCTTCATATTTACTAACTACAAAATTAAAACAGTTTGATAAAAACGACCCTATAAAGTATGATTTTGCCTTATATAGAATTGGTCAGGAGAAAATAATGGAACTTAAAGATTAG
- a CDS encoding manganese efflux pump MntP, with protein MAEVLLLAFALAMDAFAVSIGLGVKRKEFDKVLAFKAALFFGFFQALMPLFGHLASLGVGTLIESFDHWIAFLLLSLIGGKMLYESFGENTEDEISIISNKVLFILAIATSIDAMAAGFTLNLLDINPYLSMFIIGIVTFLFSFVGVYMGSKGGSFLEDKAEKLGGIVLICIGLKILLEHLYS; from the coding sequence ATAGCAGAAGTTTTGCTTTTGGCATTTGCCTTGGCTATGGATGCATTTGCTGTTTCTATAGGACTTGGAGTAAAAAGAAAAGAGTTTGACAAAGTATTAGCTTTTAAAGCTGCATTGTTTTTTGGATTTTTTCAAGCCTTGATGCCTTTATTTGGACATTTGGCCAGTTTAGGAGTAGGTACTTTAATAGAATCCTTTGACCATTGGATTGCATTTTTGCTTTTAAGTTTAATTGGTGGAAAAATGCTTTATGAAAGTTTTGGTGAAAATACTGAAGATGAAATAAGTATTATTTCAAATAAAGTCTTATTTATCTTAGCTATTGCTACAAGTATTGATGCTATGGCTGCTGGATTTACTTTAAATTTGTTGGACATTAATCCTTACTTATCTATGTTTATCATTGGAATTGTAACATTTTTGTTTAGCTTTGTAGGTGTTTATATGGGTTCAAAAGGTGGAAGCTTTTTAGAAGACAAGGCTGAAAAACTAGGAGGTATTGTCTTGATTTGCATTGGACTTAAAATACTTTTAGAACATCTTTATTCTTAA
- a CDS encoding SDR family NAD(P)-dependent oxidoreductase: MANILITGCSSGIGLETAKLLKNNGYKVYATARKKEDVLMLQELDFIAYKLDVTNQAEIAEVLEKILKLDKNLDAVFNNAGYGQPGALEDVSTEVLKEQFETNFFGLHEVTLQVMRIFRNQGYGKIIQHSSVLGIISLKFRGAYNASKYAIEGIADTLRQEVINDNIFVSTINTGPVTSKFRENSLKKFNEHINIKDSFHRKTYEKELKTRLENKDDGGLFNLPPSSVAKVVLKIMKSKNPKPRYYVTKATYILGFAKRILSTKLLDKLLNKI; the protein is encoded by the coding sequence ATGGCAAATATATTAATAACAGGCTGTTCTTCTGGAATAGGATTAGAAACAGCAAAACTTTTAAAAAACAATGGATATAAAGTATATGCAACTGCACGAAAAAAAGAAGATGTGCTTATGTTGCAAGAGTTAGACTTCATCGCTTACAAATTAGATGTCACAAACCAAGCAGAAATAGCAGAGGTTTTAGAAAAAATCTTAAAACTAGACAAAAACTTAGATGCAGTTTTTAATAATGCAGGATATGGACAACCAGGAGCTCTTGAAGATGTATCAACGGAGGTTTTAAAAGAACAATTTGAAACTAACTTTTTTGGACTACATGAAGTCACCCTTCAAGTTATGAGAATATTTAGAAATCAAGGATATGGTAAGATTATTCAACATAGTTCAGTTTTGGGAATTATCTCTTTAAAATTTAGGGGTGCTTATAATGCAAGTAAATATGCAATAGAGGGTATTGCAGATACCTTAAGACAAGAAGTTATAAATGATAATATTTTTGTAAGTACTATAAATACAGGTCCAGTAACTAGTAAATTTAGAGAGAATTCACTCAAAAAGTTTAATGAACATATCAATATAAAAGATAGTTTTCATAGAAAAACTTATGAAAAAGAGTTAAAAACTAGACTAGAGAACAAGGATGATGGAGGTTTATTTAACTTACCACCTTCAAGTGTGGCAAAGGTTGTTTTAAAAATCATGAAAAGTAAAAATCCAAAACCTAGATATTATGTTACAAAAGCAACTTATATTCTAGGTTTTGCAAAAAGAATACTTAGTACTAAATTATTAGATAAGCTATTAAATAAAATTTAA
- the rny gene encoding ribonuclease Y — MLLIEGFVVAIFASAITFFVVKKINKAKIDIYIEQAKAKAYVIEHEAEVILKEAEAKAKRDYEREFKSAKREYDEMFCKIERKEKELNEHLESELQAIKKEKEEIVENNKKIASLKEGLQKQSKTYEENILKTLKILENASGLTVEEARELMLEKVEEDSRAKIASLFRKKYKIAEDNSKKEINNMLSHAVTRYAGEFAAERLINNIPINDEETKGKIIGKEGRNIKALEMLLGVDIIIDDTPNTITISSFNLYRRAIATKTIEDLLEDGRIQPARIEEIYNKVKTEFDKNMLKEGEDVVMELGIKSMHPELTILVGRLRYRASYGQNALKHTLEVAHLAGLLAAQMGGDAILARRAGLLHDIGKALTHDLPGSHVDLGAEMCRRYDEPATVINSIYAHHGHEEPINVESAAVCAADALSAARPGARREVLESFLKRVEEVENISTSKKGVINAFAINAGREVRVIVKAELVNDDEAILLASEIAEEIEQKVQYPGEIKVNVIRELRAESYAR; from the coding sequence ATGTTACTTATAGAAGGATTTGTAGTTGCTATTTTTGCTTCAGCAATTACATTTTTCGTGGTTAAAAAAATAAATAAAGCAAAAATTGATATTTATATTGAGCAGGCAAAAGCAAAAGCATATGTTATAGAACATGAAGCTGAAGTTATCTTAAAAGAAGCAGAAGCTAAGGCAAAGAGGGATTATGAGAGGGAATTTAAAAGTGCTAAAAGAGAATATGATGAGATGTTCTGTAAAATCGAAAGAAAAGAAAAAGAGTTAAATGAACATCTAGAATCAGAACTTCAAGCTATCAAAAAAGAAAAAGAAGAAATAGTAGAAAATAATAAAAAAATTGCATCACTAAAAGAAGGATTACAAAAACAAAGTAAGACTTACGAAGAAAATATTTTAAAAACTTTAAAGATTTTGGAAAATGCATCTGGATTAACTGTTGAAGAAGCAAGAGAATTGATGCTTGAAAAAGTAGAAGAAGATTCTAGAGCAAAAATAGCTTCACTATTTAGAAAAAAATATAAAATAGCAGAAGATAACTCAAAAAAAGAGATAAACAATATGCTTTCTCATGCAGTTACAAGATATGCCGGAGAATTTGCAGCTGAAAGACTTATCAATAATATACCAATAAATGATGAAGAAACAAAAGGGAAAATTATTGGTAAAGAGGGAAGAAATATAAAAGCATTAGAGATGCTTTTAGGTGTTGATATTATTATTGATGATACTCCAAACACTATTACAATCTCTTCTTTTAATCTTTACAGACGAGCAATTGCTACAAAAACTATAGAAGATTTGTTGGAAGATGGAAGAATTCAACCAGCACGAATAGAAGAGATTTACAACAAAGTAAAAACTGAATTTGACAAAAATATGTTAAAAGAGGGTGAAGATGTTGTAATGGAGTTAGGAATTAAATCTATGCACCCTGAACTTACTATTTTAGTAGGAAGATTGAGATATAGAGCTTCATATGGACAAAATGCACTTAAACACACTCTTGAGGTGGCACACCTTGCCGGATTATTGGCTGCACAAATGGGTGGAGATGCTATTTTAGCAAGACGAGCAGGACTTTTACATGATATTGGAAAAGCACTAACACATGATTTGCCAGGATCACATGTGGACTTAGGTGCAGAGATGTGTCGAAGATATGATGAACCAGCAACAGTAATTAACTCAATTTATGCTCACCATGGACATGAAGAACCTATAAATGTAGAGAGTGCTGCTGTTTGTGCTGCTGATGCTTTAAGTGCAGCAAGACCTGGTGCTAGAAGAGAAGTACTTGAAAGCTTCCTAAAAAGAGTAGAAGAAGTAGAAAATATTTCAACATCTAAAAAAGGTGTTATAAATGCCTTTGCAATTAATGCAGGAAGAGAAGTGAGAGTAATAGTAAAAGCTGAACTTGTAAATGACGATGAAGCAATATTATTAGCAAGTGAAATCGCCGAAGAGATTGAACAAAAAGTTCAATATCCAGGTGAGATAAAAGTAAATGTTATTAGAGAGTTAAGAGCAGAATCTTACGCAAGATAA
- a CDS encoding 7TMR-DISMED2 domain-containing protein, whose protein sequence is MRIPIILLVFLYINLQATILVNTTNSIDLLPNSKIYHDIGNHETINTILNKNDKFITTNKKVVDYCILAPEGVWIKFRLKNPTSKTIEKKISFENIFLEEIELYEMKNQKIISKKNHWIL, encoded by the coding sequence ATGCGTATTCCTATTATTTTATTAGTTTTTTTATATATAAATTTACAAGCAACTATTCTTGTCAATACTACAAATAGTATAGACCTTCTTCCCAACTCTAAAATATACCATGATATAGGCAATCACGAAACCATAAACACTATTTTAAATAAAAATGATAAATTTATTACAACAAATAAAAAAGTTGTTGATTATTGTATTTTGGCTCCTGAAGGTGTATGGATAAAATTTCGACTTAAAAATCCTACATCAAAAACAATAGAAAAAAAAATTAGTTTCGAAAATATCTTTTTAGAAGAAATTGAGCTTTATGAAATGAAAAACCAAAAAATAATATCAAAAAAAAACCACTGGATTTTATAG